A genomic region of Caenorhabditis elegans chromosome V contains the following coding sequences:
- the F32D8.5 gene encoding Transmembrane protein 70 homolog, mitochondrial (Partially confirmed by transcript evidence), whose protein sequence is MSSLYALLRPIRISSSNFQKCVRSLGTTSKFSGNVEVLPLSKIDKDDLGHSILIHKGTLPPGSQKTPHDVVAMGVKGAKILSLSSSLAGVVMVPVLSSYLWEAAAERPSMMMFAIVANTFLVLLSFTPLLLHFLAKRFPIDIFYNNDKKVFTTVHYNFLMQKQALRFSASEVVDAAVAPEMKKVWIPLATAFVGKRPLLISLDRNAYLDKLAFDDLTKNVHIPPNHD, encoded by the exons ATGTCTTCATTATATGCATTGCTCCGCCCGATTAGAATCAGCTCAtcgaactttcaaaaatgtgtaagAAGTCTTGGAACAACGTCAAAGT TTTCAGGCAACGTCGAAGTTCTACCATTGTCAAAGATTGATAAAGATGACTTGGGACACTCCATTCTAATCCACAAGGGAACATTACCTCCCGGATCACAAAAAACTCCTCATGATGTAGTCGCGATGGGTGTGAAAGGAGCTAAA attctgTCACTGTCTTCATCTCTTGCCGGAGTAGTCATGGTTCCCGTGCTATCCTCCTATTTGTGGGAAGCAGCTGCTGAAAGACCTTCGATGATGATGTTTGCAATTG tgGCCAACACCTTCCTCGTCCTGCTATCTTTCACTCCGCTACTACTTCATTTTCTTGCAAAACGATTTCCCATCGACATATTTTACAATAATGACAAAAAG GTGTTCACAACTGTTCATTACAATTTCTTAATGCAAAAACAAGCATTGAGATTCTCAGCTTCTGAAGTTGTCGATGCAGCCGTAGCTCCCGAAATGAAGAAAGTATGGATCCCTCTGGCAACAGCTTTTGTGGGCAAGCGGCCGCTTCTCATTTCCCTTGATCGAAATGCATATCTTGACAAATTGGCATTTGATGAcctcacaaaaaatgttcacattCCACCAAATCACgattga
- the F32D8.5 gene encoding Transmembrane protein 70 homolog, mitochondrial (Partially confirmed by transcript evidence) encodes MSSLYALLRPIRISSSNFQKCVRSLGTTSKCNVEVLPLSKIDKDDLGHSILIHKGTLPPGSQKTPHDVVAMGVKGAKILSLSSSLAGVVMVPVLSSYLWEAAAERPSMMMFAIVANTFLVLLSFTPLLLHFLAKRFPIDIFYNNDKKVFTTVHYNFLMQKQALRFSASEVVDAAVAPEMKKVWIPLATAFVGKRPLLISLDRNAYLDKLAFDDLTKNVHIPPNHD; translated from the exons ATGTCTTCATTATATGCATTGCTCCGCCCGATTAGAATCAGCTCAtcgaactttcaaaaatgtgtaagAAGTCTTGGAACAACGTCAAAGT GCAACGTCGAAGTTCTACCATTGTCAAAGATTGATAAAGATGACTTGGGACACTCCATTCTAATCCACAAGGGAACATTACCTCCCGGATCACAAAAAACTCCTCATGATGTAGTCGCGATGGGTGTGAAAGGAGCTAAA attctgTCACTGTCTTCATCTCTTGCCGGAGTAGTCATGGTTCCCGTGCTATCCTCCTATTTGTGGGAAGCAGCTGCTGAAAGACCTTCGATGATGATGTTTGCAATTG tgGCCAACACCTTCCTCGTCCTGCTATCTTTCACTCCGCTACTACTTCATTTTCTTGCAAAACGATTTCCCATCGACATATTTTACAATAATGACAAAAAG GTGTTCACAACTGTTCATTACAATTTCTTAATGCAAAAACAAGCATTGAGATTCTCAGCTTCTGAAGTTGTCGATGCAGCCGTAGCTCCCGAAATGAAGAAAGTATGGATCCCTCTGGCAACAGCTTTTGTGGGCAAGCGGCCGCTTCTCATTTCCCTTGATCGAAATGCATATCTTGACAAATTGGCATTTGATGAcctcacaaaaaatgttcacattCCACCAAATCACgattga
- the F32D8.13 gene encoding Phosphomevalonate kinase (Confirmed by transcript evidence) has protein sequence MPIVIAISGKRKSGKDYCTNLIREVLVQKRFDVSVAGISHSLKMEFAKKHGLKYEELLTDGPYKELYRKDMIQWGEEARCKDSGLFCRAAISSTMDSDIVIISDCRRRTDYEYFSANYRTVTIRIETSEEDRKQRGYQFVEGVDDAESECGLDDYKFNLVIKNQSGTDLSQQLNMVTEKISRIIDKLKLPINKE, from the exons ATGCCAATCGTGATAGCCATATCCGGTAAacgaaaatctggaaaagatTACTGTACAAACTTGATCAGAGAAGTATTGGTGCAAAAGCGATTTGATGTTTCAGTTGCGGGTATTTCACATAgcctgaaaatggaatttgctAAGAAACATG GTTTAAAGTATGAAGAACTTCTAACTGACGGGCCATACAAAGAGCTGTATAGAAAAGATATGATCCAGTGGGGAGAAGAAGCGAGATGTAAAGATTCCGGATTGTTTTGCAG AGCGGCGATCAGTTCAACAATGGACAGCGACATAGTTATTATATCCGACTGCCGACGAAGGACAGACTATGAATATTTCAGTGCCAACTACAGAACTGTAACGATTCGAATCGAGACAAGTGAAGAGGATAGAAAACAACGAGGCTACCAATTTGTCGAAGGTGTCGATGATGCCGAATCTGAATGTGGACTTGACGACTACAAATTCAACTTagttatcaaaaatcaaagcgGAACAGATTTATCTCAACAACTAAATATGGTTACTGAAAAGATTTCCCGAATCATTGATAAATT AAAGCTACCTATCAACAAGgaataa
- the F32D8.13 gene encoding Phosphomevalonate kinase (Confirmed by transcript evidence), with protein MPIVIAISGKRKSGKDYCTNLIREVLVQKRFDVSVAGISHSLKMEFAKKHGLKYEELLTDGPYKELYRKDMIQWGEEARCKDSGLFCRAAISSTMDSDIVIISDCRRRTDYEYFSANYRTVTIRIETSEEDRKQRGYQFVEGVDDAESECGLDDYKFNLVIKNQSGTDLSQQLNMVTEKISRIIDKL; from the exons ATGCCAATCGTGATAGCCATATCCGGTAAacgaaaatctggaaaagatTACTGTACAAACTTGATCAGAGAAGTATTGGTGCAAAAGCGATTTGATGTTTCAGTTGCGGGTATTTCACATAgcctgaaaatggaatttgctAAGAAACATG GTTTAAAGTATGAAGAACTTCTAACTGACGGGCCATACAAAGAGCTGTATAGAAAAGATATGATCCAGTGGGGAGAAGAAGCGAGATGTAAAGATTCCGGATTGTTTTGCAG AGCGGCGATCAGTTCAACAATGGACAGCGACATAGTTATTATATCCGACTGCCGACGAAGGACAGACTATGAATATTTCAGTGCCAACTACAGAACTGTAACGATTCGAATCGAGACAAGTGAAGAGGATAGAAAACAACGAGGCTACCAATTTGTCGAAGGTGTCGATGATGCCGAATCTGAATGTGGACTTGACGACTACAAATTCAACTTagttatcaaaaatcaaagcgGAACAGATTTATCTCAACAACTAAATATGGTTACTGAAAAGATTTCCCGAATCATTGATAAATTGTAA
- the sec-61.G gene encoding Protein transport protein Sec61 subunit gamma (Confirmed by transcript evidence), which translates to MDQFQALIEPARQFSKDSYRLVKRCTKPDRKEYQKIAMATAIGFAIMGFIGFFVKLIHIPINNIIVGA; encoded by the exons ATGGATCAATTCCAAGCTTTGATTGAGCCAGCTCGCCAGTTCTCCAAAGACTCGTACCGTCTAGTCAAGAGATGTACTAAGCCAGACAGAAaag aataccAGAAGATCGCTATGGCCACAGCAATCGGATTTGCTATCATGGGATTCATCGGATTCTTCGTCAAACTCATCCACATCCCAATCAATAACATCATCGTCGGAGCTTAA
- the F32D8.7 gene encoding BPTI/Kunitz inhibitor domain-containing protein (Confirmed by transcript evidence) codes for MVLRLCRFLMPSSSAGRCAKLFLLLLSVNSILIGLVASQLPDELDPFLEKLFDTSECEDFVTSSDYTNIATSKCDPHTCDFPRQICARPAAKFQDSSANICRTIPLECLTAANGGVAPGPSIRPPAPSPFIPQPSLPNIISSMLPAPSGGVSATPSPSTDPLAICKMGVPNGRFCGFRPMFTYNRETLQCDEFWFPGCRTAETNANLFEDYQQCQKIADLCKPTPAPTLAPFRPRPTTRRLPPPTTPPPPPPPPAPSPFVDAFKSFGGNNQAGQGALGALGMFTGSGLGPTGQGPLGNFSPNPNAGAAPNPGPAAGAGGPDGQDLGLFGLIQQGIMGAQAAGQGKGGKEAASKAAGQILQQFTGFDLGGIGNNFGGLFGR; via the exons ATGGTGTTGCGTCTTTGCCGCTTCTTGATGCCATCATCATCGGCTGGACGTTGCGCAAAACTTTTTCTCCTTCTCTTATCCGTTAATTCAATCTTGATTGGTCTTGTCGCTAGTCAGCTGCCCGATGAACTTGATCCGTTCcttgaaaaacttttcgacACTTCAGAGT gcGAAGATTTTGTCACCTCGTCCGACTATACCAACATTGCAACTTCGAAATGTGACCCACATACATGTGATTTTCCAAGACAAATCTGTGCGAGACCTGCTGCTAAGTTTCAGGATTCCTCTGCAAATATATGTAGAACAATTCCATTAGAG TGTCTAACTGCTGCAAATGGTGGTGTTGCTCCTGGACCATCAATCCGTCCTCCAGCTCCATCTCCATTTATTCCACAACCTTCTCTTCCAAATATTATTTCTTCAATGCTACCTGCACCTTCAGGCGGAG TTTCAGCTACACCATCACCATCAACTGATCCTTTGGCAATATGCAAAATGGGAGTTCCAAACGGACGGTTTTGCGGTTTTCGGCCAATGTTCACATATAATAGG GAGACCCTTCAATGTGACGAATTTTGGTTCCCCGGGTGTAGAACGGCTGAGACAAACGCGAATCTTTTTGAGGATTATCAGCAGtgtcaaaaaattgctgatttgtgTAAAC CAACTCCAGCACCAACTCTTGCTCCATTCCGACCACGTCCAACAACTCGCCGGTTACCTCCACCAACaacaccaccaccacctcctccgCCTCCAGCTCCATCTCCATTCGTAGATGCATTTAAGTCATTTGGTGGGAATAATCAAGCTGGTCAAGGTGCACTTGGAGCACTAGGAATGTTTACTGGAAGTGGATTGGGCCCAACTGGTCAAGGACCACTTGGAAATTTCTCTCCGAATCCGAATGCTGGAGCTGCACCTAATCCAGGCCCGGCTGCAGGGGCTGGAGGTCCAGACGGTCAAGATCTTGGACTATTTGGATTGATTCAACAAGGAATAATGGGTGCTCAAGCTGCCGGACAAGGCAAAGGAGGAAAGGAAGCAGCATCAAAAGCAGCTGGACAAATTCTCCAACAATTCACTGGATTTGATTTAGGAGGAATTGGAAATAATTTCGGAGGACTTTTTGGAAGATAA
- the F32D8.7 gene encoding BPTI/Kunitz inhibitor domain-containing protein (Confirmed by transcript evidence): MVLRLCRFLMPSSSAGRCAKLFLLLLSVNSILIGLVASQLPDELDPFLEKLFDTSECEDFVTSSDYTNIATSKCDPHTCDFPRQICARPAAKFQDSSANICRTIPLECLTAANGGVAPGPSIRPPAPSPFIPQPSLPNIISSMLPAPSGGATPSPSTDPLAICKMGVPNGRFCGFRPMFTYNRETLQCDEFWFPGCRTAETNANLFEDYQQCQKIADLCKPTPAPTLAPFRPRPTTRRLPPPTTPPPPPPPPAPSPFVDAFKSFGGNNQAGQGALGALGMFTGSGLGPTGQGPLGNFSPNPNAGAAPNPGPAAGAGGPDGQDLGLFGLIQQGIMGAQAAGQGKGGKEAASKAAGQILQQFTGFDLGGIGNNFGGLFGR, from the exons ATGGTGTTGCGTCTTTGCCGCTTCTTGATGCCATCATCATCGGCTGGACGTTGCGCAAAACTTTTTCTCCTTCTCTTATCCGTTAATTCAATCTTGATTGGTCTTGTCGCTAGTCAGCTGCCCGATGAACTTGATCCGTTCcttgaaaaacttttcgacACTTCAGAGT gcGAAGATTTTGTCACCTCGTCCGACTATACCAACATTGCAACTTCGAAATGTGACCCACATACATGTGATTTTCCAAGACAAATCTGTGCGAGACCTGCTGCTAAGTTTCAGGATTCCTCTGCAAATATATGTAGAACAATTCCATTAGAG TGTCTAACTGCTGCAAATGGTGGTGTTGCTCCTGGACCATCAATCCGTCCTCCAGCTCCATCTCCATTTATTCCACAACCTTCTCTTCCAAATATTATTTCTTCAATGCTACCTGCACCTTCAGGCGGAG CTACACCATCACCATCAACTGATCCTTTGGCAATATGCAAAATGGGAGTTCCAAACGGACGGTTTTGCGGTTTTCGGCCAATGTTCACATATAATAGG GAGACCCTTCAATGTGACGAATTTTGGTTCCCCGGGTGTAGAACGGCTGAGACAAACGCGAATCTTTTTGAGGATTATCAGCAGtgtcaaaaaattgctgatttgtgTAAAC CAACTCCAGCACCAACTCTTGCTCCATTCCGACCACGTCCAACAACTCGCCGGTTACCTCCACCAACaacaccaccaccacctcctccgCCTCCAGCTCCATCTCCATTCGTAGATGCATTTAAGTCATTTGGTGGGAATAATCAAGCTGGTCAAGGTGCACTTGGAGCACTAGGAATGTTTACTGGAAGTGGATTGGGCCCAACTGGTCAAGGACCACTTGGAAATTTCTCTCCGAATCCGAATGCTGGAGCTGCACCTAATCCAGGCCCGGCTGCAGGGGCTGGAGGTCCAGACGGTCAAGATCTTGGACTATTTGGATTGATTCAACAAGGAATAATGGGTGCTCAAGCTGCCGGACAAGGCAAAGGAGGAAAGGAAGCAGCATCAAAAGCAGCTGGACAAATTCTCCAACAATTCACTGGATTTGATTTAGGAGGAATTGGAAATAATTTCGGAGGACTTTTTGGAAGATAA
- the spp-16 gene encoding Saposin B-type domain-containing protein (Confirmed by transcript evidence), which yields MKLIFILSIIFLSSLSVAQSPISCAFCMAGLAQINQQVISSPDMEAQMGIQASQGCDQIPVKQTRETCRGSLNTNFNIFYSNFTGQANNSPTQMCINMGMC from the exons ATGAAGCTAATCTTTATTCTGAgtattatttttctatcttCATTGTCTGTAGCTCAATCTCCAATCTCGTGTGCTTTCTGTATGGCAGGTCTCGCTCAGATCAATCAACAAGTTATCTCTTCCCCGGATATGGAG GCACAAATGGGAATTCAAGCTTCTCAAGGATGCGATCAGATTCCAGTGAAACAAACTCGCGAAACATGCCGCGGAAGTTTGAACACAAACTTTAACATTTTCTATTCG aatttcactGGACAAGCCAACAATTCACCAACTCAAATGTGCATCAACATGGGAATGTGCTAA